Proteins found in one Paraburkholderia caballeronis genomic segment:
- a CDS encoding ATP-binding cassette domain-containing protein encodes MSATTFSAGYRRDRTDVDASAKGPHAQGGVSQGAVDSGALTRAATPPPHDVAVELRGVGKRYGERTVLDNFDLSIERGSFVAIVGRSGCGKSTLLRLIAGLESASDGAVIKRGANGEALDTRIMFQDARLLPWKTVLQNVMLGLGRGARDDARAVLNEVGLLERAGEWPSRLSGGQRQRVALARALVHRPSLLLLDEPLGALDALTRIEMHALIERLWSEHRFTALLVTHDVHEAVALADRILLVEAGQIALDQPVPLERPRARSDARFAALEEQVLKRVLNTDEPVFADGSHHRGPGGSPPVSPSDVRWAI; translated from the coding sequence ATGAGTGCGACGACGTTTTCTGCCGGTTACCGCCGCGACCGAACCGACGTGGACGCGAGTGCGAAGGGTCCGCATGCGCAGGGCGGTGTTTCGCAAGGCGCGGTCGATTCGGGTGCGCTGACCCGCGCCGCGACGCCGCCGCCCCACGACGTCGCGGTCGAACTGCGCGGTGTCGGCAAACGCTATGGCGAGCGCACGGTACTCGATAACTTCGACCTGTCGATCGAGCGCGGCAGTTTCGTCGCGATCGTCGGACGCAGCGGTTGCGGGAAATCCACGCTGCTGCGGCTGATCGCCGGGCTCGAATCGGCAAGCGATGGCGCGGTGATCAAGCGCGGCGCGAACGGCGAGGCGCTCGACACGCGGATCATGTTCCAGGACGCGCGCCTGTTGCCGTGGAAAACCGTGCTGCAGAACGTGATGCTCGGCCTCGGTCGCGGCGCGCGCGACGATGCGCGCGCGGTGCTGAACGAAGTGGGCCTGCTGGAGCGCGCGGGCGAATGGCCGTCGCGGTTGTCAGGCGGTCAACGTCAGCGTGTCGCGCTGGCGCGTGCGCTCGTGCATCGGCCGAGCCTGCTGCTGCTCGATGAACCGCTTGGCGCGCTCGATGCGCTGACCCGCATCGAAATGCACGCGTTGATCGAACGGTTGTGGAGCGAGCATCGCTTCACGGCGTTGCTCGTCACGCACGACGTTCATGAGGCGGTTGCGTTGGCCGACCGCATTCTGCTCGTCGAGGCGGGGCAGATCGCGCTTGACCAGCCGGTGCCGCTCGAAAGGCCGCGCGCCCGTTCGGATGCGCGGTTCGCCGCGCTCGAAGAGCAGGTGCTCAAGCGCGTGCTGAATACCGACGAGCCGGTGTTCGCGGACGGCTCGCATCATCGCGGGCCGGGCGGTTCGCCGCCGGTCAGCCCGAGCGATGTCCGCTGGGCGATCTGA
- the ssuC gene encoding aliphatic sulfonate ABC transporter permease SsuC: MTQSAVTANGNAAASTGRAPGASAGSRRVFALLLRASFARLAPWLVPLVIFAAWELAARSGVLSTRVLPEPLAVVKAAWSLIESGEMWQDVRVSTWRAVSGFAIGGGIGLVLGLATGLFRPVETALDSTVQMIRNIPALAMIPLVILWFGIEEEAKVFLVALGVFFPMYVNTFHGIRSVDPNLVEMARSYGLKGFALYREVILPGALPSILVGVRFALGLMWVTLIVAETISAQSGIGYMTMNAREFLQTDVVVVGILLYAALGKVADLLAKYLERIALRWHPAYQRGGR; the protein is encoded by the coding sequence ATGACCCAATCCGCTGTGACCGCGAACGGCAACGCCGCCGCCAGCACGGGCCGCGCGCCGGGCGCGAGCGCCGGTTCGCGCCGCGTGTTCGCGCTGCTGCTGCGTGCGTCGTTCGCGCGGCTCGCGCCGTGGCTCGTGCCGCTCGTGATCTTCGCCGCATGGGAACTCGCCGCGCGCAGCGGCGTGCTGTCGACGCGCGTGCTGCCGGAGCCGCTCGCGGTCGTGAAGGCCGCATGGTCGCTGATCGAGTCGGGCGAGATGTGGCAGGACGTGCGTGTGAGCACGTGGCGCGCGGTGTCGGGTTTCGCGATCGGCGGCGGCATCGGCCTCGTGCTCGGGCTCGCGACCGGTCTTTTCAGGCCGGTCGAAACCGCGCTCGATTCGACCGTGCAGATGATCCGCAACATTCCCGCGCTCGCGATGATCCCGCTCGTGATCCTGTGGTTCGGGATCGAGGAAGAGGCGAAGGTATTCCTCGTCGCGCTCGGCGTGTTTTTCCCGATGTACGTGAACACGTTCCATGGGATTCGCTCGGTCGATCCGAATCTCGTCGAGATGGCGCGCAGCTACGGGCTGAAGGGTTTCGCGCTGTATCGCGAAGTGATCCTGCCGGGCGCGCTGCCGTCGATTCTCGTCGGCGTGCGCTTCGCGCTCGGGCTGATGTGGGTGACGTTGATCGTCGCGGAAACGATCTCCGCGCAGTCGGGCATCGGCTACATGACGATGAACGCACGCGAGTTCCTGCAGACCGACGTCGTGGTCGTCGGCATCCTGCTGTATGCGGCGCTCGGTAAAGTCGCGGACCTGCTCGCGAAATATCTCGAACGTATCGCGCTGCGCTGGCACCCCGCGTATCAACGAGGAGGACGGTGA